Proteins co-encoded in one Paracrocinitomix mangrovi genomic window:
- a CDS encoding peptide ABC transporter substrate-binding protein, translating into MKPVKLVLLNAVFAGLLFSCSGSGDSDGEGTGDPNELVKVEGGKFKGGVLRVNSIEDYTSLFPVGINDVYSTHIAGNVYEGLFRFDQKTLETLPALAESFDIDNSKTKYTFNIRKGIKFHDDECFEGGKGREVTADDFKYCLEYVCSNHEANKWNSFFRGVIVGVEDYQSGKAKSVEGIKVVNDHTLEVKLEDPLASFPDMLALLATAVYPHEAIEKYGYEGMDEHMVGTGPFIPTEISNGKIVKFKRNENYWRVDEFGNKLPFLAQIEVSFIKDKKEELEAFKNDELDMVWGLPVEEIPNIMGSLEEAKEGKNKEFKIQSVNSLNIQYYGFRFTSETFKDINVRKAFNYAVDRDSLVEFVLDGEGVAAHNGFVPPMKSYPYESVKGFNYDPKLAKQFMAKAGYPNGKGFPELTLYLNKSGGVNVKIAEFITAMLKDNLGVKIKLETMPMSDLYPKVEAGELDFWRFGWIADYPDPATFLHLFHSSTNAESGDKANNYFGYSSEKFDATFEEALKEIDPEKRNKLYAAADQIIIDDAVIMPLMFTVGIRLINPELNDFDINEMEYRDMSVVYLKEREKSNVRVYDNIGGEEDEEYSEE; encoded by the coding sequence ATGAAACCAGTCAAATTAGTCTTATTAAATGCAGTTTTTGCGGGATTATTGTTTTCTTGCTCAGGATCAGGTGATTCTGACGGTGAAGGTACAGGTGATCCTAATGAATTAGTAAAAGTTGAAGGAGGAAAATTTAAAGGAGGTGTACTAAGAGTAAACTCCATTGAAGATTATACTTCACTTTTCCCTGTTGGGATAAATGATGTTTATTCTACCCACATTGCAGGTAATGTATACGAAGGTTTATTCAGATTTGACCAAAAAACGCTAGAAACACTTCCGGCTTTGGCTGAAAGTTTTGATATCGATAATTCTAAAACGAAATACACTTTTAACATTAGAAAAGGAATTAAATTCCATGATGATGAGTGCTTTGAAGGTGGAAAAGGAAGAGAAGTTACTGCAGATGATTTTAAGTATTGTTTAGAATATGTTTGCTCTAATCACGAAGCTAATAAATGGAATAGCTTTTTCAGAGGTGTAATTGTAGGTGTAGAGGATTATCAAAGTGGTAAAGCTAAGTCTGTTGAAGGAATTAAAGTTGTAAATGATCATACCTTAGAAGTTAAATTGGAAGATCCATTGGCTTCTTTTCCTGACATGTTAGCACTTTTAGCAACGGCTGTTTATCCTCATGAGGCTATTGAAAAATACGGATATGAAGGAATGGATGAACACATGGTAGGTACGGGTCCTTTTATTCCAACTGAAATTTCTAATGGAAAAATTGTAAAGTTTAAACGCAACGAAAACTACTGGAGAGTTGATGAGTTTGGAAATAAATTGCCTTTCCTTGCTCAAATTGAGGTTTCTTTTATCAAGGATAAAAAAGAAGAACTTGAGGCTTTTAAAAATGATGAGCTTGACATGGTTTGGGGATTGCCGGTAGAAGAAATTCCTAACATTATGGGAAGCTTGGAAGAAGCCAAAGAAGGAAAAAACAAAGAGTTCAAAATACAATCAGTTAACTCTTTGAATATTCAGTATTACGGATTCAGATTTACCAGTGAAACATTCAAGGATATTAACGTACGTAAAGCATTCAATTATGCAGTTGACAGAGATTCATTAGTTGAGTTTGTATTGGATGGAGAAGGTGTTGCTGCACACAACGGATTTGTTCCTCCAATGAAAAGCTATCCATATGAATCAGTAAAAGGATTTAACTATGATCCAAAATTGGCAAAGCAATTCATGGCTAAAGCAGGATATCCAAATGGTAAAGGTTTTCCTGAACTGACACTTTATTTAAATAAAAGTGGAGGTGTGAACGTTAAGATTGCTGAGTTTATTACTGCTATGTTAAAAGATAACTTGGGTGTTAAAATTAAGTTGGAAACAATGCCAATGTCAGATTTGTATCCTAAAGTAGAGGCAGGTGAGTTAGATTTCTGGAGATTTGGTTGGATAGCGGATTATCCAGACCCTGCAACTTTCTTGCACTTGTTCCATAGCTCAACCAATGCAGAAAGTGGAGATAAAGCCAATAATTACTTTGGGTATTCAAGTGAAAAATTTGATGCAACTTTTGAAGAAGCATTAAAAGAAATTGATCCTGAAAAGAGAAATAAATTGTATGCTGCGGCTGATCAAATTATTATTGATGATGCGGTAATTATGCCATTGATGTTTACAGTTGGAATTAGGTTGATTAATCCTGAATTGAATGACTTTGATATCAATGAAATGGAGTATAGAGATATGTCTGTCGTATACCTTAAGGAAAGAGAAAAGTCAAATGTAAGAGTGTATGACAATATCGGAGGAGAAGAAGACGAAGAATACAGTGAAGAATAA
- a CDS encoding aspartate-semialdehyde dehydrogenase yields MKIAVVGATGLVGGEILDVVEEYNLPVDELLIVASKRSVGKTLTYKGNTYKIISIEDAIEQKPEIAIFSAGGSTSLEWAPKFAEVGTTVIDNSSAWRMSPDHKLIVPEINADLITENDKIIANPNCSTIQMVMVLAPLHKKYKIKRVVVSTYQSISGTGMKAITQMENEMNEREGEMAYPYPIVGNCLPHCDVFEDNGYTKEEMKLTNETKKILDPSIQVTATAVRVPVSGGHSESVNIEFENDFDLSEVRRLLHEMDGVVVQDNPDTNTYPMPLYAKGKNDVFVGRIRRDETQANTLNLWIVADNLRKGAATNAVQIAKYIIEKHLISA; encoded by the coding sequence ATGAAAATAGCAGTAGTAGGTGCTACAGGCCTTGTTGGAGGAGAGATTTTGGATGTTGTTGAAGAATACAATTTACCAGTAGATGAATTGCTTATAGTAGCTTCAAAAAGATCAGTTGGTAAGACATTAACCTATAAGGGAAATACTTATAAGATAATTAGTATTGAAGATGCTATTGAGCAAAAACCTGAAATTGCCATTTTCAGTGCTGGTGGTTCAACATCATTAGAATGGGCACCTAAATTTGCAGAAGTGGGCACTACTGTTATTGATAATTCTTCTGCATGGAGAATGTCACCTGATCACAAATTGATTGTTCCTGAAATCAATGCTGATTTGATTACAGAAAATGATAAAATAATCGCTAATCCTAACTGTTCTACAATTCAGATGGTGATGGTATTAGCTCCATTACACAAAAAGTATAAGATTAAAAGAGTTGTGGTATCTACCTATCAGTCTATTTCAGGTACAGGAATGAAAGCCATCACTCAAATGGAAAATGAGATGAATGAAAGAGAAGGGGAAATGGCTTATCCGTATCCAATTGTAGGTAACTGTTTACCTCATTGTGATGTATTTGAAGATAACGGATACACCAAAGAAGAGATGAAGTTAACGAATGAAACTAAAAAGATTCTTGACCCTTCAATTCAAGTTACAGCTACAGCTGTAAGAGTTCCTGTTTCAGGAGGTCATTCTGAGTCAGTAAACATTGAATTTGAAAATGATTTTGATTTATCTGAAGTTAGACGATTATTACATGAAATGGATGGAGTCGTAGTACAAGATAATCCAGATACAAATACTTATCCAATGCCATTGTATGCTAAGGGTAAAAATGATGTATTTGTAGGAAGAATTAGACGAGATGAAACTCAAGCAAACACACTTAACCTTTGGATTGTAGCAGACAATTTACGAAAAGGAGCAGCAACAAATGCGGTGCAAATTGCAAAATACATTATTGAAAAGCATTTGATTTCGGCTTAA
- a CDS encoding lamin tail domain-containing protein: MRFCLTLLLFAVNLTLWSQFSDDFTDGDFTANPTWTGQTSNFIVNTSGELQLNAPAAADTSYLSIPTANIDNTTWDFYLRMEFNPSSSNYARIYLVSDNADLKASLNGYFVMMGGTPDEISLYRQDGLTTTKIIDGVDGSLNNDPALARVRVTRDNLGNWELLRDTTGNYSFISEGTVLDAAYTTTANFGVFCKYTATRSTLFFFDNMGDPYVDATPPSIDTVIPINFTQVDVHFSEPLNQTIAETVGSWSVNPGPTSGTFTPTLDGSDPSLVHLNFTAAFDNNTSHTLSTFGIEDLDGNPSSENKNFLFFIADSAVYNDIIITEFMADPSPPVGLPETEFVELYNRSNKYINLDGWTLSDASSAGTFGSYLLGPDEYVLVTNTGDALQFFVPNSTEISLPSLNNSDDAIVIKNQYGAIIDSIFYNLDWYHDAAKEDGGWTVERKHNDAPCNDASNWAASVNSNGGTPAEQNSVWTDQNDTSLPSVVDFTVVNETSVLIDFSEVLDTTYSLQLSVDPNINSLSWSYASLQSADITLDILQANQLYTLTISNAQDCWGNVMNSQNIQLGIPDSVEVGDVYLNEVMFNPLTGGSDYIELYNQSDKIIDLKDLMLANWDDSVANIKSISTDQKLLLPGGYALITEDSLDVINDFSVYGSGTFTEADLPTYPNDSGTVYLLSGAGIIDFFHYDEDYHFKLISDVDGKSLERILYDGGMNNPDNWRTAAEYAEWGTPGYLNSQTFAPTPQGNVSLDPTTFSPDNDGYQDVLTITIDPAGNDNVVDVEIFDNRGRLIRLLKDNYFVGDQAIITWDGVADSGEKAQIGTYIILVSILDENGNQKQYKLVAVLAGKL, translated from the coding sequence ATGCGATTTTGTTTAACACTTTTATTATTTGCTGTTAATTTGACTCTATGGTCGCAGTTTTCTGATGATTTTACAGACGGAGACTTTACTGCTAATCCAACCTGGACAGGTCAAACAAGCAATTTCATAGTCAATACTTCTGGTGAATTACAATTAAATGCACCAGCAGCAGCTGATACTTCTTATTTATCTATTCCAACTGCTAATATTGACAATACTACCTGGGACTTTTATTTGAGAATGGAGTTTAATCCATCAAGTTCAAATTATGCAAGAATCTATTTAGTTTCAGATAACGCCGATTTAAAGGCTAGCCTAAATGGTTACTTTGTGATGATGGGAGGTACGCCTGACGAAATAAGTTTGTACCGTCAAGATGGTCTAACAACTACCAAAATCATAGACGGAGTAGACGGTTCATTAAACAATGATCCTGCACTGGCAAGAGTAAGAGTTACTAGAGATAATTTAGGAAACTGGGAATTGTTAAGAGATACAACCGGGAATTATAGCTTTATTTCAGAGGGAACTGTTTTAGACGCAGCTTATACAACCACTGCTAATTTTGGTGTGTTTTGTAAGTATACAGCTACGAGATCTACTTTGTTTTTCTTTGATAATATGGGTGATCCGTATGTGGATGCAACACCTCCAAGTATTGATACTGTAATTCCAATTAACTTTACGCAAGTAGACGTTCACTTTTCTGAGCCATTAAACCAAACAATAGCAGAAACTGTGGGTAGTTGGTCTGTAAATCCCGGACCTACTTCAGGTACTTTTACACCAACTTTAGATGGTTCTGATCCATCATTGGTACACCTTAATTTCACAGCTGCATTTGATAACAACACTTCACATACTCTTTCTACTTTTGGAATTGAAGATCTTGATGGAAATCCATCTTCTGAAAACAAGAATTTTTTGTTCTTCATTGCTGATTCAGCAGTTTACAATGACATAATCATCACAGAGTTTATGGCTGATCCTTCTCCGCCTGTTGGTTTGCCTGAAACCGAATTTGTTGAATTGTATAATCGTTCTAACAAATACATTAACCTTGATGGTTGGACACTTTCTGATGCTTCATCTGCAGGTACATTTGGAAGCTACTTGTTGGGTCCTGATGAATATGTTTTGGTAACTAATACCGGAGATGCACTGCAGTTTTTCGTTCCTAATTCAACGGAGATATCCTTGCCTTCCTTGAATAATTCTGATGATGCTATTGTTATCAAAAATCAGTATGGTGCTATTATCGACTCTATTTTTTATAACCTTGATTGGTATCATGATGCTGCCAAAGAAGATGGTGGTTGGACAGTTGAAAGAAAGCACAATGATGCACCTTGCAATGATGCGTCAAATTGGGCTGCTTCTGTCAATTCAAATGGCGGAACTCCTGCAGAGCAAAATTCAGTGTGGACAGATCAAAACGACACATCTCTTCCATCAGTAGTTGATTTTACAGTAGTTAATGAAACTAGCGTACTAATTGATTTTAGTGAAGTGTTAGACACTACCTATAGTTTGCAATTGTCAGTTGATCCCAACATTAATTCATTAAGCTGGTCATATGCATCTTTGCAAAGTGCTGACATCACTCTGGATATTCTTCAAGCAAATCAACTTTATACGCTTACAATTTCAAATGCGCAAGATTGTTGGGGTAATGTAATGAATAGTCAAAATATTCAATTGGGAATTCCTGATTCAGTTGAAGTAGGAGATGTTTATTTAAATGAGGTAATGTTTAATCCATTAACAGGTGGTTCAGATTACATTGAGTTGTATAATCAATCTGATAAAATAATTGATTTAAAAGATTTGATGCTGGCCAATTGGGATGACAGTGTTGCAAATATTAAATCCATTTCTACTGATCAAAAACTTTTGCTTCCTGGAGGGTATGCGTTAATTACAGAAGATTCTTTGGATGTCATCAATGATTTTTCGGTTTATGGAAGCGGAACTTTTACAGAGGCAGATTTACCTACTTACCCAAATGATTCAGGAACCGTTTATTTGTTGTCTGGGGCAGGTATAATAGATTTTTTCCATTATGATGAAGATTATCACTTCAAATTAATTTCTGATGTAGATGGAAAATCTTTAGAACGCATATTATATGACGGTGGAATGAATAATCCAGACAACTGGAGAACAGCAGCAGAATATGCTGAGTGGGGAACCCCGGGTTATTTGAATTCACAAACATTTGCTCCAACGCCTCAAGGAAATGTGTCTTTGGATCCAACTACTTTTTCACCTGATAATGACGGATACCAGGATGTACTTACTATTACTATTGATCCAGCTGGAAATGACAATGTGGTGGATGTAGAAATATTTGATAATAGAGGAAGATTAATACGACTATTAAAAGACAATTATTTTGTAGGAGACCAAGCCATTATAACTTGGGATGGCGTAGCTGATTCTGGAGAAAAAGCACAAATTGGAACTTACATCATTCTGGTTTCTATTTTAGATGAAAACGGAAACCAGAAGCAATATAAATTAGTAGCTGTTTTAGCTGGTAAACTTTAA